The Phragmites australis chromosome 15, lpPhrAust1.1, whole genome shotgun sequence genome window below encodes:
- the LOC133893525 gene encoding plastid division protein PDV2-like, whose protein sequence is MEAEEIGLVLARASDLRSRISAVGSQRGDAEEAALKRLGAPGEDEEMESLVGISDALESLERQLATLQDLQHQQRYERETILIQIDRSRRFLLNKLKEYKGQDCEVIHEAAAFAGEKIEHDDGLILPPYSNHVTNSFVLNDLYPLDYVSKSKRLHNGLDSDGTAQDDTITNGLESRNTSTSNRSLRGGIGSFIGWMAKTAVMVVGAVSIMKAAGYEPVIARNSIKLDIVGLFSKEATSREERRSTLHCPPGKVMVLEDGRAHCVVKERVEIPFDANLASPNASYGLG, encoded by the exons atggaggcGGAGGAGATAGGCCTCGTCCTCGCCCGCGCCTCCGACCTCCGCTCCAGGATATCCGCGGTGGGGTCGCAGCGGGGCGACGCCGAGGAGGCGGCGCTGAAGCGGTTGGGCGCCCCGGGGGAGGACGAGGAGATGGAGAGCCTAGTCGGCATCAGCGACGCGCTCGAGTCCCTCGAGCGGCAGCTCGCCACTCTGCAG GACCTCCAGCACCAGCAAAGATATGAACGAGAAACCATCTTGATCCAGATCGACCGTAGTCGGAGATTCCTACTTAACAAGCTCAAAGAATACAAGGGGCAGGACTGTGAGGTAATACATGAGGCTGCCGCTTTTGCCGGTGAAAAAATTGAACATGACGATGGTCTAATCCTTCCTCCTTACTCAAACCATGTCACCAATTCGTTTGTGCTCAACGATCTGTATCCTCTAGACTACGTGTCCAAGTCCAAGCGCTTGCATAACGGACTGGACTCTGATGGCACGGCTCAAGACGATACAATAACAAACGGGCTAGAGAGCAGAAATACTAGCACCTCAAACCGCAGTTTGCGAGGAGGGATTGGGTCCTTCATTGGATGGATGGCTAAAACGGCAGTCATGGTTGTAGGCGCTGTATCTATCATGAAGGCTGCTGGCTACGAGCCTGTGATAGCTAGAAATAGCATCAAGTTGGACATCGTGGGGCTGTTCAGTAAAGAGGCAACCAGCAGAGAAGAGCGGCGGAGTACTTTGCATTGCCCTCCAGGTAAAGTGATGGTGCTCGAGGATGGCAGGGCTCACTGTGTTGTGAAGGAAAGAGTTGAGATACCCTTCGATGCCAACCTGGCATCCCCGAATGCAAGCTATGGTTTAGGCTGA
- the LOC133892053 gene encoding uncharacterized protein LOC133892053, with protein MEVMEKKGHAPFSKAMKPSNASARHKRSKSDFEDKDAKGALRSSQKASNQPKLQGRNSNSHMKSEADKGIQPRSEAQNSLKKEILQLEMHLKDQQVVRGALEKALGPDPAPVTLPNESSVLKPAIQLIREVAALELEIKHLEQYLLTLYRKAFEQQQQQAPTLPSSDAQREAPKLSVSSRSAQLEETPKTKAPLSLRSGGDPMLHCSCPPLSKGRNGAADDCSPSTCPRRTMDSDHGLRSQSALSFRGVCSSRISPTEDSLARALRSCHSQPFSFLEEGETATSGVVSLADYLGTNVADHIPETPNNLSEEMVRCMAGVYCKLADPPLVHHGASSSPTSSLSSTSVVSPQYLGDMWSPNCRREATLDARLINPFHVEGLKEFSGPYSTMVEVPLISRDRRRQREAEDLLQTYKLILYRLETADLRRMTNEEKLAFWINIHNALLMHAYLKYGVPQNHLKKTSLLVKAECKIAGRTINAAVIQGLVLGCSTHCSGHWLRTLLQPRIKSRASKAGSEWQAFAVHQSEPLLRFALCSGSHSDPAVRVYTPKRLSQQLEAAREEYIRATVGVWKEHRVLLPKLVEAYARDAKLSPERLVDAVQRCLPESLRTAVQRCRRGGRSSGKVVEWVPHRQSFRYLLARDLAFPHLS; from the exons ATGGAGGTAATGGAGAAGAAAGGTCACGCACCCTTTTCCAAAGCAATGAAGCCTTCGAATGCCTCTGCAAGGCACAAGCGTTCTAAGAG TGATTTCGAGGACAAAGATGCTAAGGGCGCACTGCGTTCTTCACAGAAAGCATCTAATCAACCTAAGTTG CAAGGCAGAAACTCAAACAGTCACATGAAAAGTGAAGCCGATAAGGGAATTCAGCCTAGGAGTGAGGCACAGAACTCCCTGAAGAAAGAG ATTCTGCAACTGGAGATGCACCTCAAGGATCAGCAGGTGGTGCGCGGCGCACTGGAGAAAGCACTGGGGCCTGACCCTGCTCCTGTCACTCTTCCAAATGAGAGCTCAGTCCTAAAG CCGGCTATTCAACTGATAAGGGAGGTCGCCGCGTTGGAGCTGGAGATCAAGCACTTGGAGCAGTACCTGCTAACACTCTACAGGAAAGCAtttgagcagcagcagcagcaagcaccCACATTGCCATCTTCAGATGCTCAGCGGGAGGCGCCGAAGCTGTCGGTGAGCTCACGGTCTGCGCAGCTCGAAGAAACGCCGAAGACGAAGGCCCCTCTCAGTCTCAGGAGTGGAGGTGATCCAATGCTGCACTGCAGCTGCCCTCCACTTAGTAAGGGGAGGAATGGCGCAGCGGATGATTGCTCGCCGTCGACATGCCCCAGGAGGACTATGGATTCTGACCATGGCCTCCGAAGCCAGTCTGCGCTGTCGTTCCGCGGAGTTTGTTCATCCAGGATATCACCCACAGAGGACAGTCTTGCGAGGGCTCTTCGGTCGTGCCACTCCCAACCTTTCTCATTCTTGGAG gaaggggagactgCTACATCAGGAGTGGTAAGCTTGGCTGACTACCTGGGGACTAATGTAGCTGACCACATCCCTGAAACTCCCAACAACCTTTCTGAGGAGATGGTCAGGTGCATGGCAGGGGTGTACTGCAAGCTTGCTGATCCTCCTCTAGTTCACCACGGCGCATCATCGTCGCCGACCTCGTCGCTCTCCTCAACAAGTGTGGTCTCCCCACAGTACCTTGGGGACATGTGGAGCCCCAATTGCAGGAGGGAAGCAACTCTCGACGCCCGGTTGATCAACCCGTTCCATGTCGAGGGCCTCAAGGAATTCAGTGGACCGTACAGTACCATGGTTGAGGTTCCGTTGATTTCCCGTGACCGTCGGAGGCAAAGAGAAGCTGAAGATTTGCTCCAAACTTACAA GTTGATCCTTTATCGGTTGGAGACTGCCGATCTGAGAAGGATGACGAACGAAGAGAAGCTCGCTTTCTGGATCAACATACACAATGCATTGTTGATGCAT GCCTACCTCAAGTATGGCGTCCCACAGAACCATCTGAAGAAGACATCACTACTGGTCAAG GCTGAATGCAAGATTGCCGGGCGCACCATCAACGCAGCAGTAATCCAGGGGCTGGTTCTCGGATGCAGCACTCACTGTTCCGGACAT TGGCTGAGGACTTTGCTGCAGCCAAGGATCAAAAGCAGAGCGAGCAAAGCCGGAAGCGAGTGGCAAGCCTTTGCCGTTCATCAATCTGAGCCTCTTTTGCGCTTTGCGCTTTGTTCAGGGAGCCACTCCGATCCCGCG GTTCGGGTGTACACGCCGAAGCGGCTGTCGCAGCAGCTGGAGGCGGCGAGGGAGGAGTACATCCGGGCGACGGTGGGCGTGTGGAAGGAGCACCGGGTGCTGCTGCCCAAGCTCGTGGAGGCGTACGCCAGGGACGCCAAGCTCTCGCCGGAGCGGCTCGTCGACGCGGTGCAGCGGTGCCTGCCGGAGAGCCTGCGGACGGCGGTGCAGCGGTGCCGGCGAGGGGGCAGGTCGTCGGGCAAGGTCGTCGAGTGGGTGCCGCACCGGCAGAGCTTCCGGTACCTGCTCGCCAGGGACCTCGCGTTCCCGCACCTCAGCTGA
- the LOC133892033 gene encoding uncharacterized protein LOC133892033 codes for MGLCMSSGGAVSEAAPKATALVLLPNGELREYPRPATAARVLEDSASAAATGEKGWFLCDADGMGFEGPVAAVGGAEELRAGQIYFVLPAEARRRGLRREEVAALAVKASAALAKTAAAAGSGAGRRRRGSVAPLVFSPPPEEEPDVKTFAAHKAAPAPSVGKRRPVQRFASDLTAIPECEMSE; via the coding sequence ATGGGGCTCTGCATGTCAAGTGGCGGCGCGGTGAGCGAGGCGGCTCCGAAGGCCACGGCGCTGGTGCTGCTGCCGAACGGGGAGCTGCGGGAGTACCCGCGCCCCGCCACGGCGgctcgggtgctcgaggactccgcgtcggcggcggcgacgggggaGAAGGGATGGTTCCTGTGTGACGCGGACGGGATGGGGTTCGAGGGCCCCGTAGCGGCCGTGGGCGGCGCCGAGGAGCTCCGCGCTGGGCAGATCTACTTCGTGCTCCCCGCCGAGGCCCGCCGCCGCGGGCTCCGGCGCGAGGAGGTCGCCGCGCTCGCCGTCAAGGCCTCCGCCGCGCTCGCTAAgaccgctgccgccgccggatCAGGGGCCGGAAGGCGGAGGCGGGGCTCCGTGGCGCCGCTCGTCTTCTccccgccgccggaggaggagccggATGTGAAGACATTTGCTGCGCACAAagccgcgccggcgccgtccGTCGGGAAGAGGCGCCCTGTCCAGCGGTTCGCTTCGGATCTGACCGCGATTCCAGAATGCGAGATGAGCGAGTAG